CGAGGTGTAGTCCGCGCCAAAGCGTTGGTCGAGCCGCAAGACGCACGAGAGAATCTTCTGGGCGAGCACGACCGGCTCTTCGACGAGGTTGAGCTCGCCGAGGCAGACGTCGCAGGCGCCGCAGTTGTCGTTTTCGAGCTCTTGGCCGAAGTAGTTGACGATTGCCTTGTGCCGGCAGGTAACGCCGCCGCAGAATCGTTCCATCGCGGCGAGCGATTCGAGAGCCCCGGCGTCGGCGCCATTCTCGCCCTTCTCGATGAGCTGCCGCCAGACGATCGCGTCGCGGCCGCTGTAGAGGAGCAGGCAATCGGCTTCGAGGCCGTCGCGACCGGCGCGACCGCTTTCTTGCACGTAGTGCTCGAGCGACTTCGGCATGCCGGCGTGGATGACGTAGCGGACGTTCGACTTGTCGATGCCCATGCCGAAGGCGACCGTGGCAACGACGACGTCGGCCTCTTCGTCGAGGAAGGCGTCTTGATTGCGGTGGCGCTGGTCGTCGCTCAGGCCGGCGTGGTACGGCAACGCCCGGTAGCCGAGCGAGCGGAGGGCATCGGCCGTTTTGTCGACTTCCTTACGGCTGATGCAGTAGACGATGCCTGCCTCGCCCTTGCGTTGTTCGACGAGTTGGCAGACCTCGGCGAACCGGTTCGCGGGACGGCGGATGCGGAAGTTGAGGTTCGGCCGATCGAACGAACCGATCAGCATCTGCGGATCGGCGAGGCCGAGCTGGTCGGCAATGTCGCGCTGGACGGCGTCGGAGGCGGTGGCCGTGAAGGCGTGGACGCTCGCCTTCGGGAAGACTTCCTTGAGGATTCGCAGGCCGCGGTACTCGGGGCGGAAGTCGTGTCCCCACTGGCTGATGCAGTGGGCCTCGTCGATGGCGATGAGCGAGAGGGGCGTTTGCTTGAAGAACTCAAGCGTCCGCTCGGCTAGCAAGCGCTCGGGGGCGACGTAAACGAGCTTTAACTTGCCGCGGCGGATTTGCTCGGCGACTTCGCGGCGTTCGCCGGCAGTGAGGGTGCTGTTGATCGCCGCTGCGGGGACGCCGCACGCGCGGAGGGCGTCGACCTGGTCCTTCATCAGCGAGATGAGGGGCGAGATGACGAGCGCGAGGCCGTCGCGGCAGACGGCGGGGGCCTGATAGCACAAGCTTTTGCCGCCGCCGGTAGGCAGGACGACGACCGAATCTTGCCCCGCCATGCCGGCGGACATCGCCTGTTCTTGCAGCGGCAGGAATGAGTCGTAACCCCAATAGCGGCGGAGCGCTTCGAGGAGTTGCGTGCGAACTGGCGGGGAGGATGCTAACTGGCTCGGCATGGGAGGGAATTTTAGCCGCGGCGGGCGATGGCGGGGAAGGAATTTTCTTGGGGAGTGGCGGGGGGCGAGATTGGGAAAGTGCTGTTTAGGCTAAAGCCGGGTTGTGGGAGGCGTCTCCGACGCCGATGCCGGTCACTACTCCAGGCGGTTTTCGGTAGCTCAACGCCGCTTCGGGGTCGGAGACCCCTCCCACAGGTTTTCTCAAGTCCCTCCCGCAGATTTACTGGCAACGCGGCCGGGTGTGACGGTTTTGTCGGCAGTTGGCCGGTGGTTTTCGGGCTGCAAAACTGTCGCTAACCTGCGGCCGAGCGGACATAATGGAAGGACTCGACCGAACTCCTCAGGAGCCGCACCGACGATGCGTCGACTTCTCTTTGCCGCCCTCGTGGCCATTGTAGCGCTCAGCTCGCACTCTGCGCGGGTGCTAGCGTTCGATTTGCAATTCACCATCCCGAACGATGGCGGGCAGTTCGATGCGAATGAGATGAACATCCTCAACGCGGCGCTAGTGCGCGTCGAGCGGATGTGGGAGATGGTGATCACTGGCTATCAGCCGGGGATCAATGTCGCGAGCGTGCCGATCACGATCTATCCGACGACGAGCGGACTCGCGGCGGCGAATTTTTCGAGCTTAGCATCTCCAGCCGATTCTCCGGTTTTTGCGGTCGCCACGAGCGGGTTTGTGAACGTCAACGTGAACGAGATTGAGAACTTCGCCAATTGGCAAGGCGTTGGCGCCAATGGGCGGAACTACATCGACGAGTTGCTGGCCCA
This sequence is a window from Lacipirellula parvula. Protein-coding genes within it:
- the recQ gene encoding DNA helicase RecQ, with product MPSQLASSPPVRTQLLEALRRYWGYDSFLPLQEQAMSAGMAGQDSVVVLPTGGGKSLCYQAPAVCRDGLALVISPLISLMKDQVDALRACGVPAAAINSTLTAGERREVAEQIRRGKLKLVYVAPERLLAERTLEFFKQTPLSLIAIDEAHCISQWGHDFRPEYRGLRILKEVFPKASVHAFTATASDAVQRDIADQLGLADPQMLIGSFDRPNLNFRIRRPANRFAEVCQLVEQRKGEAGIVYCISRKEVDKTADALRSLGYRALPYHAGLSDDQRHRNQDAFLDEEADVVVATVAFGMGIDKSNVRYVIHAGMPKSLEHYVQESGRAGRDGLEADCLLLYSGRDAIVWRQLIEKGENGADAGALESLAAMERFCGGVTCRHKAIVNYFGQELENDNCGACDVCLGELNLVEEPVVLAQKILSCVLRLDQRFGADYTSKVLAGSNEARIRELGHDRLSTYGLLSEHRNSAIREWVEQLVGQSFLRKAGEYGTLELTEAGRAVLKGEGSPQLTKPAPAAKERRSRSGSSSDNWEGVDRGLFEELRKLRTTLANEHGVPPYVVFGDAALRDMARRRPSTLDAFLEVRGVGERKRDDYGDAFITAIVDYCSTGGVPVDVAEVASTPVASPRTRAEGPNASSIAAFTHFRRGASIEETMEAMGRARSTVAGYLSEYLRHEQVQDPSPWVEDDLVKRIELAIAEVGLVGLKPIFDHLGGEVPYEPIRIVATCVANREG